A stretch of Roseibium porphyridii DNA encodes these proteins:
- the sufC gene encoding Fe-S cluster assembly ATPase SufC — protein sequence MLEIKNLHARIAEDETEILRGVDLTVNAGEVHAIMGPNGSGKSTLSYVLAGKDDYEITEGEVLFNGENMLDMDPDERAAAGMFLAFQYPIEIPGVATMEFLKTAMNAQRKARGEDVLSIPDFMKRVKAAAAHLNVSMDMLKRPLNVGFSGGEKKRAEILQMSLLEPKLCVLDETDSGLDIDALRVVSDGVNKLRSPERAMVVITHYQRLLDHIVPDVVHVLSKGKIVKTGDKDLALDLEKHGYAEYIDTAA from the coding sequence ATGCTTGAGATCAAAAACCTGCATGCCCGCATCGCGGAAGACGAAACTGAAATCCTTCGGGGTGTCGACCTGACGGTTAATGCCGGTGAAGTTCACGCCATCATGGGACCGAACGGTTCAGGCAAGTCCACTCTTTCCTACGTGCTGGCCGGTAAGGACGATTATGAGATCACTGAAGGGGAAGTCCTCTTCAATGGTGAGAACATGCTCGATATGGATCCGGATGAGCGCGCCGCCGCTGGCATGTTCCTGGCGTTTCAGTATCCAATCGAGATTCCAGGCGTTGCCACAATGGAATTCTTGAAAACCGCGATGAATGCGCAGCGCAAGGCGCGTGGAGAAGACGTTCTGTCCATTCCGGACTTCATGAAGCGCGTAAAGGCAGCAGCAGCACATCTCAATGTTTCCATGGACATGTTGAAGCGCCCTTTGAATGTCGGCTTTTCGGGTGGTGAGAAGAAGCGTGCGGAAATCCTGCAGATGTCTTTGCTTGAACCAAAGCTCTGTGTATTGGACGAAACAGATTCAGGCCTCGATATCGACGCATTGCGCGTCGTTTCCGACGGCGTCAACAAGCTTCGCTCACCGGAACGGGCAATGGTTGTCATAACGCACTATCAGCGTTTGCTGGACCATATCGTGCCGGATGTTGTCCATGTCCTTTCCAAAGGCAAGATCGTCAAAACAGGTGACAAGGATCTTGCACTTGATCTGGAGAAGCATGGCTACGCCGAATATATCGATACAGCCGCTTGA